ATTCGCTCCACGACGACGACACCCTCGTCCTCGTCGCCGTCGTCAAGCCGCCGTCGAGAAGCAGTAACGTCGACTCCTCTGTTTTTTTATTTTCCCATTTTTATTACAGAAATTTAGGTTGATACTGATTAATTTTATTCCATTTTAATCATATTTTTCATATTcaaattcgttctaaattacTTAAATGATATTCTAAAATACTAAATAAATTAtgcatcaaagaaaaaaaaatagtaaaaaaagggCAATCCAATCCTCTGTCCCCAATATCACCTGTCTCCGTGTCTCACTCATCGTCCCAGTTCACTACCGGCGGCCTCCGACCGCTGTCCCGATCAATACTATAACTCTTGGGGAAGGTGAATCCAAGAGGGTCGCGATCGGCATGATTGACGTCGGAATCCGGTCAGATTTGAGCAAACTTTTCTTTACCGTCGATCTAAGCCCCTGCTCTGATCCGACTGAATTTCGGCGCCGATCGTGCCGATGACGATCCTTTTAGGTTCACCTTTTCTAAGAGTTATAATATTGATCGAAGCGGCGGCCTCCCGCCGCCGATGATAGGCTGAAACGATGTGTGGGACACGGGAACCAGAAGATTTGGGGAgaggatttgattttaaaaaaaaaaaaaaacgacatCAATAAGTGATCATGTTCTAAGACATTTCATataatgtttaaaattaaaaaccaacattgccaattaaaaaaatatatatcttacAAGTTttgtaatgaaaaaaaaatatcacaAAATTAAGATTATTATGGTTTCAATGTAAACAAGAAAATACATTGATATTAAAAAAAGGGAAAATTTGCTTTAGAACTACTAATAATTAATCCATTCAATTAAAAAAAAGTGTTTTTTTTGCTTTAGAACTACTTTATCTTCTGACCGTCTGATTTAAATAAAAAGACATCTTTGCATTTAATCAtattaaaagttatttaaatagttaatttttataattttttgaaaagttataAAACAttcagaatttaaaaaaaaaaatgcaataaatctTCCTCTGAAGGTGATCAGTGTGACCATCACAAGGAGAGGAACTCAAGGTACCAGCTTCTCTATGCCTTGCAAAGCATATGCCATTCGAGAAGACCAGAGGTACTGGAATAGAATTCTTTGTTTGTCGATGCATCGATATCATTCTAGTAAATGGCTTCTGCTTGCTTGTGCATCAATAGATCCAAGTGGAGGTGTTGGTAGTGGAAGGGCGGGAGGCCGGACCGGCGATCGTGGAGGCGGCGAGGAGGCAAATGGCTTCCCTTCTGGTGTTGGGGCAGAGGCAGAGGTGGAGGTCCATGGCATGGAGGTTGGTGGCAGTGTTGTGGAGTGATGGCGGTGGTAGTAGTAGGGTTAGGTCATCAGGTGGAGATGTGGTGGATTACTGCATCCAAAATGCCTCCTGCATGACACTGTCAGTGAGGAAGAAGGGCAAAAGAGGGGGCTACTTGATCACCACCAAGCACCACAAGAACTTTTGGCTCTTGGCTTAGAACAAATTAAAATAGAACATATATATGAGTAAATGTTAAGTCGACTAGCTTGTTTACTactacttcttcctcttcatcttaATTAAGAACTTTTCGGTATGCGATCTTGTTGTATATTTGTCTACATTGTCTACGATAAATATATTTTGTTGGTGTACCGGATTGGAGATGAGATCAACCTCTCCGTAATGAATTGATGATGGATGATCAGTTCGATGGGGATTAACAATATTATAATTGTCATTTAATGATTGCTATAATAATTTTATGATGATTTTAACTTGGTGAAATGATTTTgatcaaattttaataattttaattaaattaatataaaaaaattttatctttaattgaactaatttattttaatacaTTGTAGTAGTTATAAAAGTtgaactaaaaatatttttaatatgaaaaatatgatagaatatctttttaaaaaaaagattttttttttttttttttttttttgactattcTAATAATCAAGCGcattcttttaatttttgccaTTGTACCTTAGTTCCATCTCATTTTTGAACTAAATGGATGATAATTTACAACATCAAAGATGTTTATGATCAAAGTGGAAGCAATgaacctattttttttttaaagcataataatatatttatttttatgatCAAAGTGGAGCTAACCGTGAATGATGATGATTAAATAAGATAGGGTTTATGCCTTCCTAGGATACTTACATTTCACCTAGTTTATCCTTTTAGTTTGTACGTCTTACCAGGTACGTGGTCTCTTAAGAATTAACCTTACTCTGCCTCATGCTTCTTCTTACTTTTGTAAATACTTCACGCAGCTTCATCACCTCAGGAGGATATTAGAAGATTTTTGAGTCTGACACGGTCTTCACGCCACCTAGGCTTCAAGCGACCTTTAGCAACGACTCCCCTAACCTTCCCAGCTCCACTTTAGGTTTTCGGTGAAGAATCATTTTTCTTTACTTCATAAGGTAGAAGCATGATTCAGGCGTAAGGCAACCTTCAGAGAACTAATACCTGTTCGACTTATAAAACAATTAAGGTTAAACATTGGTTTATGTAAGCAGAGCCTAATTAGGCCCCTATCTTAAGGTTTTACCCCATGTATTCCAtaaccttagctctgataccaaagagATAGTAGTGAAACTAAACTTTTTCACAAAGGAAATTTATTTCACACAAACTTACAAGCTGCTACCGGAAATTTACAGGATCTTGTTCCTTACTCGCAAGGCTGAAAACAATTCAGTTGCTTTCTGAAACTTAGGAGTGAATAGGCAGATAGAGATCTTCTTCGATGCCTGTTACACTGAGAGAGCTACTCCTTATATACATCAAGGAGTGGAGGTTTTGCTTAGTTAGTAAGTAAAGAACCACCAACTAGCTGACTCAGCTCTATCACACTTAGTGCACGACAACCTACTTTCGGTGCACGTTCTAAAAGTAAAGAGGACACGTAAGTCCTTTgttacaaaagaaaaagtcaggATAAGATTCCTGAATTATTGCTTCGACATTTGTTTATGGGGGGGTCCACCACGTCCGCTTTAGTCCATGTGCTGGTGGAAGAGTGAGGAATCTTCCGTAGGATCGTCAACTTCTGAGTTGGCTTCATCATCATTGTTGATAACTTCGGGTTCTCCTAACCCTGGTTCTTCCCATACTGGATCGTTGTCCCAGTAGCCGTGCTGCTCTATGTTGACCCAATTAATTAGTTCTTGGGCCAAAGGTGCCTCCAT
This region of Zingiber officinale cultivar Zhangliang chromosome 9A, Zo_v1.1, whole genome shotgun sequence genomic DNA includes:
- the LOC122020590 gene encoding uncharacterized protein LOC122020590; translation: MGIDGKRLSCFGVKKRKKAAAPSIRLGSPRPSWAATPKPQSAPVAEGGKGRGGRRIVVAVEVEAEAKGAVQWALSHSLHDDDTLVLVAVVKPPSRSSDQCDHHKERNSRYQLLYALQSICHSRRPEIQVEVLVVEGREAGPAIVEAARRQMASLLVLGQRQRWRSMAWRLVAVLWSDGGGSSRVRSSGGDVVDYCIQNASCMTLSVRKKGKRGGYLITTKHHKNFWLLA